The Blochmannia endosymbiont of Camponotus sp. genomic interval GATTAGGGATAGGCTATTTGCCTCAAGAAAGCTCAATTTTTCGTCGATTAACTGTATTTGACAACTTAATGGCTATATTGCAAACTCAACGTAATCTCAATACAAAAAAACGTAATAAACTTATTATAGAATTAATGAATAATTTTCATATTAGTCATTTAAAAAACAATATTGGACAAACGTTGTCTGGAGGAGAACGAAAACGTGTAGAAATTGCACGAGCATTAGCCGCTAACCCTAAATTTATATTACTTGACGAGCCTTTTTCTGGAGTAGATCCAATTTCAATAACAGATATACAAAAAATTATTAAACAACTTAAAGCCCGCAAACTTGGAGTACTAATCACCGATCATAATGTACGAGAAACATTGCGTATATGTGAGCGAGCATATATAGTTAATCAAGGAAAATCAATTGCTCATGGATCTCCTAATGAAATATTAAATAATAAACACGTACAACAAGTATACTTAGGGAATGTATTTAATCTATAAAACATGATATATATATATGTAATAATTTAAAGTCAAACAATTTTAACAATTAAACACTCAAACACTATACCGAACAATTCAAAAAATAACTTGTGATATATATATTACAAATATCATGTAAATTAATCTATAAATCACCACATTTAACACTTCGCATCAAAGTGAATATGAAATTACTAATAACAGATACTTTATATATCATATAATAAAAATATGAACATCGTCAGCTAAATAATTAGCTCCACAGAAACAACTTTTAAACAGGCATATTATACTAATTTATAGTAATCAGTTAAAATAATTACAAATTGATAATATTTTAAGTATAAATACATTTATATTTTTAATAACTAATATTACTTTAACCAAAACAGCGATTTTGCTTATAAAGATAATCAAGAACAAGACATGAAGAATATTATCCACTATATATTCTTAATAAATTATTTTAATAATTTATTTTTATTTATATCTTATAATTATTCTAATTTCACTCAAAACTAATTATTGATATCATTATTCTGAACCTTCTTGAATCAATACTTAAATTTCCTTAGACTTTCCAGGTATTTATTTAAATGGAAATTAAGATATGTTGCTGTTATTGGTATAGCGTGTACAGATCAATGTTAATATATATTCTACAGGT includes:
- the lptB gene encoding LPS export ABC transporter ATP-binding protein: MTTLTIKNLSKIYKGRYVVKNISLYITSGEIVGLLGPNGSGKTTTFYMILGIVQHNSGSISIGEKDISMLPIYRRARLGIGYLPQESSIFRRLTVFDNLMAILQTQRNLNTKKRNKLIIELMNNFHISHLKNNIGQTLSGGERKRVEIARALAANPKFILLDEPFSGVDPISITDIQKIIKQLKARKLGVLITDHNVRETLRICERAYIVNQGKSIAHGSPNEILNNKHVQQVYLGNVFNL